GTCACACTGTCTCCATCATTCTCCTCATGTTCATACCTTCTTAAAACAGCCTTTACACGAGCAACTAATTCTTTTCCATCAAATGGTTTTACGATGTAATCATCCGCACCTATCTCAAGACCTAATACTTTATCAAATGTATCACCCTTTGCTGTAAGCATTATAATAGGCACATCCGTAAATTTTCTCACTTCTTTGCACAAAGTCATTCCATCAATGCCTGGAAGCATCAAATCAAGTATAATAAGCAATGGAAGTTCTTCTTTGATTTTATTCAGTGCTGTCACCCCGTCACCAATTCTTACTGTAGCAAAGCCTTCTTTTTCAAGATATAATGAAATTATCTCACATATATTTCTATCATCGTCAACTATATATATTTTTTTATTTTCGCCCATATAAACACCCCTTATTAAACCTTAAAACTATTATACAAAATAGATTATAAAACCGCAATGATGGAAGACATTTAGGTTACAAAAAAAAGGCACCTTAGTGCCTATACAAACAATTTACTAACAGACATACCTTCATATATGCGCATTATTGCTTCTGCCAACAGTGGAGCCACAGTCCTTATTTTGATTTTACTTATCTTTTTTTCTTCTGGTAACGGAATTGTATCTGTTATTACCAATTCCTTGATAGGAGAATCAATTAGCCTCTCTATCGCAGGACCAGATAAAACACCATGCGTTGCACATGCATAAACCTCTTTTGCTCCATTGTCAATGAGAGCCTGTGCACCTTGTTGCAATGTCCCAGCAGTATCAATTAGATCGTCTACCAGTATTGCTATTTTCCCTCTAACATCACCTATCAAATTCATTATCTCTGCCACATTTGCCTTTGGCCTTCTTTTGTCTATTATAGCAATTGGAGCATTAAGCTTCTCTGCAAAATTTCTAGCCCTTACAACACTTCCATGGTCCGGTGATACTACAACAACGTCGCCACCAAGATCCTTTTCCATAAAATACTTTGCAAGTATTGGACCACCAAGAAGATGATCAACAGGTATATTAAAATAGCCTTGAATCTGCGCTGCATGAAGATCCATCGTGAGAACCCTGTCAGCCCCGGCAACTGTAATGAGATCAGCCACTAACTTGGCTGTTATCGGATCCCTAGGCTTTGATTTTCTATCCTGCCTAGCATACCCATAGTAAGGAATAACTGCAGTGATTTCACCTGCCGATGCTCTTTTAAACGCATCTATCATTATAAGCAGCTCCATCAAGTTATCATTAACAGGCGAACAAGTGGACTGAACCACAAATACATTTGCACCTCTTATGCTTTCCTTAATTCTAACGCTTATCTCACCATCACTAAAAGTCCCAACTTCCGAATCGCCTAATGTAAGGCCTAAATTTTCAGCAATCTCTTTTGCCAATACGGGATTTGAATTGCCGCTAAAAATTTTTATAGCTCCTCCGTGTCTTACCACTCCTATAGTCCTCCTTTTTTTCTTCTTTCTTCTACCCAGCCTTCTTTATTTGTCTGGCGGCACCTTGCTATCGCAAGTGCACCATCTGGTACCTCATCGGTTATAGTCGATCCTGCAGCTATAAACGCATTATTGTTAATTTTGACAGGCGACACAAGATTTACATTACATCCTACAAAAACGTCATCACCTATAATCGTCTTATGTTTGTTCTTGCCATCGTAATTTACAACTATAGAACCACATCCCATGTTTACACGCTTTCCAACCTCTGCATCACCTATATAAGTCAAATGCGGCACTTTCGTTCCTTCACCTATAACAGATTTTTTTATCTCGATGAAGTTGCCAAGTTTTGCATTATTGTGTATTACACTTTCAGGTCTTATCTGAGCAAATGGCCCAAGTTTTATATTATTATAAAGTTTTGATTCAGTTATCATGGAAAATATTATTCTGCATCCATTTCCTATCTCTGAATCAATGATGTATGAATTAGGACCAATTTCACAATCCTCACCAATGAAAGTCTTACCTTCTATGCGTGTACCGGGGTAAATTATTGTATCCATACCTATTACTACGTCAGGACCGATGTAGGTATTATCAGCATCAATTATAGTTACACCGTCTAACATAAGTCTTTTATTAATCCTTCTTCTCATCGCCTTTTCTGCCTCTTGAAGCTGCACTCTCGTATTAACTCCCATTATTTCTTCATTTGGAGCTGAATATGCGCCTACTTTTCCACCAAGTCTTATTACAATCTCTACGGCATCCGTCAGATAATACTCCCCTTGTGCATTGCTATTGTTTATATATTGAAGCGATTTCTTTAAATAGTCAGAATTAAAAATGTACATGCCGGAATTTATCTCATGGATGCCTTTTATCGCATCATCTGCATCTTTGTCTTCGACTATTTTTAAAACATTCCCATTTACATCCCTTACAATTCTTCCATAACCATCCGGAACATCAAAAAATGAAGACAATACAGTAATAGAATTTTGCTCTTTTAAATGAAAGTTATAGAATTTTTTCAATGTTTCTGACGTTATGAGTGGTGTATCACCAGTTAAAATCATAATATTACCTGTATCTGGCAACAAATCCTTCGAAACCATGACAGCATGTCCTGTGCCAAGCTGTTTTTCCTGATATGCATATTTCACACTATCGCCTAAGGCGCTTTTAACCTCTTCAGCACCATGTCCCAAAACAACAACTACATCTTTTGACCCAGCTTCTTTGGCACTTCTTACAACCCACTCCACCATAGGTCTTTCGCAAACTTTATGAAGGACTTTTGGATGTTTTGATTTCATCCTCTTCCCAAGTCCCGCAGCAAGTATAAGCGTATAAAAATTATCCATTGCGACACCTTCTACTATTTTCATTTATATTTTCTACACATTCCTATACTATTTTAACTATAATTTAAACAAAGTTCAACAAAAAAATAAAAAGGAGAAATCTCCTTTTTATTCCTGACCCTGTGGCTTGTCCTGCTCTTTTGCTTTCTCATACTCGCTAAGTATCGCAGTCTGAATCTTTGCTCTAGTCTCCGAATTTATTGGATGTGCAATATCTTTAAACTCTCCTTCGGGTGTCTTGCGGCTAGGCATAGCTATAAACAAACCATTCTGTCCCTCAATAACCTTTATATCATGAACAACAAATTCATTATCGAAGGTTACAGAAACCACAGCTCTCATCTTGCCTTCCTCATTTATCTTTCTCACCCTAACGTCTGTAATTTCCATAAGCTCACCACCTTCCTGCAAAATAAGCCAATAATATATGATATTTAGAAAGTACTTAAGAAAAATTTCTTACCTTAATATTATTCGCCATTAAATCAAAATTTCCTCCATCAAAATTTAAAATTTAGAAAAATTATGATAAAAAATTTCATTTTATGTCGTCTTAGCTATTATTTCCATTTTTATGCATTTTATACATAATCCAATCACTTATTTCCATCTTTATAGTTTCTTTATCTTCATTCATCTCAACCAACGTAAATATAGAAAAATAATTCTTTACAACTTTAACTTCAGGCTCTTTTGTCGCAATCATTACACCCGCACCCAATACTTCCGCATCAAACTCATTCATAAGCTCAATCATGCCTTTTATAGTACCTCCAGCTTTCATGAAATCATCTATTAAAACTACTTTTGAATTTCTCTCTAAAGATCTCCTAGAAAGGGACATGGCTTTTATCTGCTTTTGAGAACCTGAAACGTAGTTTATCGAAACTGACGAGCCCTCAGTAACTCTATTATCCTGTCTTATAATAACTAAAGGTACATTTAAAGCTCTTGCACACATCATAGCAATAGGTATACCTTTTGTCTCCACC
The nucleotide sequence above comes from Thermoanaerobacterium sp. CMT5567-10. Encoded proteins:
- a CDS encoding response regulator transcription factor; the protein is MGENKKIYIVDDDRNICEIISLYLEKEGFATVRIGDGVTALNKIKEELPLLIILDLMLPGIDGMTLCKEVRKFTDVPIIMLTAKGDTFDKVLGLEIGADDYIVKPFDGKELVARVKAVLRRYEHEENDGDSVTYPDLSISLSEYKVKYKGENVDLTPKELELFYFLCTHPNKVFTRDQLLENVWGYEYMGDSRTVDVHIKRLREKIGDGPNWKLTTVWGVGYKFEVK
- a CDS encoding ribose-phosphate pyrophosphokinase, with amino-acid sequence MVRHGGAIKIFSGNSNPVLAKEIAENLGLTLGDSEVGTFSDGEISVRIKESIRGANVFVVQSTCSPVNDNLMELLIMIDAFKRASAGEITAVIPYYGYARQDRKSKPRDPITAKLVADLITVAGADRVLTMDLHAAQIQGYFNIPVDHLLGGPILAKYFMEKDLGGDVVVVSPDHGSVVRARNFAEKLNAPIAIIDKRRPKANVAEIMNLIGDVRGKIAILVDDLIDTAGTLQQGAQALIDNGAKEVYACATHGVLSGPAIERLIDSPIKELVITDTIPLPEEKKISKIKIRTVAPLLAEAIMRIYEGMSVSKLFV
- the glmU gene encoding bifunctional UDP-N-acetylglucosamine diphosphorylase/glucosamine-1-phosphate N-acetyltransferase GlmU, with the translated sequence MDNFYTLILAAGLGKRMKSKHPKVLHKVCERPMVEWVVRSAKEAGSKDVVVVLGHGAEEVKSALGDSVKYAYQEKQLGTGHAVMVSKDLLPDTGNIMILTGDTPLITSETLKKFYNFHLKEQNSITVLSSFFDVPDGYGRIVRDVNGNVLKIVEDKDADDAIKGIHEINSGMYIFNSDYLKKSLQYINNSNAQGEYYLTDAVEIVIRLGGKVGAYSAPNEEIMGVNTRVQLQEAEKAMRRRINKRLMLDGVTIIDADNTYIGPDVVIGMDTIIYPGTRIEGKTFIGEDCEIGPNSYIIDSEIGNGCRIIFSMITESKLYNNIKLGPFAQIRPESVIHNNAKLGNFIEIKKSVIGEGTKVPHLTYIGDAEVGKRVNMGCGSIVVNYDGKNKHKTIIGDDVFVGCNVNLVSPVKINNNAFIAAGSTITDEVPDGALAIARCRQTNKEGWVEERRKKGGL
- the spoVG gene encoding septation regulator SpoVG: MEITDVRVRKINEEGKMRAVVSVTFDNEFVVHDIKVIEGQNGLFIAMPSRKTPEGEFKDIAHPINSETRAKIQTAILSEYEKAKEQDKPQGQE
- the purR gene encoding pur operon repressor; this encodes MNAYKRYERISVILKILTENPNKLFNLNYFMDLFNVAKSTASEDIDIIKSILEKFGLGDIKTVAGAGGGIKYIPINNIDNFHEFMIDICRKLEDPKRIIPGGFLYTADIIYSPQYANKIGEILSYPFQEKDVDAVVTVETKGIPIAMMCARALNVPLVIIRQDNRVTEGSSVSINYVSGSQKQIKAMSLSRRSLERNSKVVLIDDFMKAGGTIKGMIELMNEFDAEVLGAGVMIATKEPEVKVVKNYFSIFTLVEMNEDKETIKMEISDWIMYKMHKNGNNS